ATTGTTAGCACTAATGTTTATAGCCGGCATTATTTTCCATGCGTATCATACATTAAATCCACCTTTAAAAACAAAAAAAGCCCGCGATAACGCGGGCTCGGTATATATAATGCACGGGATTTAAAATCAGTTTTGGAATGTATGTTCGCCGCTGGCAACCGTATGTTGTTTGTACGATTTGCCTGAGGCATCAGGTACAAACACATCCGCAATAGTATTAGGCGGAATAATCACCGTGATACTAAACTTACCATTTTCAATTTTCCACTTGCTGCTGATGAGTCCGTAATCACTATCTAACGATCCCTCTGCCGAGGTAAGCTTACCTCCTATAATTGGCTTGATCATAGTTTTTTTGTAACCCGGTGCAGCCGGCTGAATACCTGCTATGTTTTTGTACATCCAATCGCCAATGGCGCCATAGGCATAATGATTGTAAGAGTTCATATTCGGTGTTTGAAAGCTACCATCAGGCTTAATGCCGTCCCAACGCTCCCAAATAGTAGTGGCGCCCATTTTTACCGGGTATAACCACGAAGGGTAACTCTCTTGCATCAGAAGATCGTAAGCCACATCGGCATGGCCAAACCGGCTAAGTACATGGCACAGGTAAGGCGTTCCTAAAAAACCGGTGGTAAGGTGGTTGCCGTAATCCCTTACGTTGGCCACCAAACGGTCTGCCGCCTGTGCACGTTGATTTTCGGGAAGCATATCAAACTGCAAAGCCAGTACATAAGCCGTTTGCGTTGAGGAGATAAGCCTGCCGCCCGCGGTTACATACTCATTTACATAAGCCTTTTTTATATTGTTAAGCAGCGTGTTGTATTTATTAAAATCCTCTGTTTTGCCGAGTACCCGGGCAGCATTGGCTAATAACTGTGTTGAATTAGCGTAAAAGCATTGGGCAATCATGTATTTATCGGTCACCGCCGCGCGGCCATCGTTATCGTCATCCGGGCGGTAAAATAGCCAGTCGCCAAAATGGAAACCGGTATTCCATAAGTTGTTTCTTGAGCGGGAGGTAATGTAATCTACCCACCCTTTCATGCTGGTGTACTGGTCTTCCAATATGCGTTTATCGCCATAGCTCACATACATACCCCAGGGGATAATGGTAGCCACGTCAGCCCAACCCGCTGACCCGGCGTCTGACTGGTTTAACACATCAGGCACCACAAACGGCACGCTGCCATCCTTATGCTGATCGGCTTTAACATCCTTAAGCCATTTGGTAAAAAATCCGCTTACATCCATGTTATAGGCTGAGGTATTGTAAAACGCCTGGGCATCTCCCGTCCAGCCGAGGCGCTCGTCCCGCTGTGGGCAATCCGTAGGCACATCAACAAAATTTCCTTTCTGCCCCCATACAATGTTGTGTTGCAGTTGATTCAACAGCGGGTTTGATGTTTTGAAAGTACCGGTTACCTGCATATCCGAATATAATGCCACAGCTGTCAGGTCACCGGGCTTCGGCTCCTGCGGGAAACCTTCAATCTTTACATAACGGAAACCCTGAAAGCTAAACTTAGGCGAATAAACCTGTTCTGTATTTCCTTTTAAAACATAAACGGTTTGCTGTTTTGCCGAGCGCAGGTTATCGGTATAAAAGTTACCGGCTTTATCCAAAACTTCGGCATGAGTAAGCTTTATCTGGGTACCTGCCGGGCCCTGGGTTTTTATTTCAACCCAACCAACCAGGTTCTGGCCAAAATCTGCCACCAAGTCACCCTGCGGGGTCTTGATTATTTTAACTGCCGCTATGCGTTCGTGTTGCTTAACAACAGGCCCGCTCATGCCGGTTAAATCATTATAATTATAATTTTTTATGGCGACCGGTGCCCAGGTGTTGTCTTCGTTGTAGCCTATTGCCATCCAACCAGCCTTTTCTTTGCGTGCATCATAAACCTCGCCATTGTAATGGCTTGATTTGAGCAATGCGCCGTATGATGTTTTCCAGCTCTCGTCAGTTACGATGGTTTTGGTACTGCCGTCGGTATATTGCACGTTAATCTGCATCAGCAAGGCGCGGGTATCGCCGTAATAGTTCTTTTTCTGATCCCAGGTAAGCCCGCCCCTGTACCAACCGTCGGCAAGTATTGCCGATAGTGCGTTGCCCCCTTTTTTTAGTAAAGCAGTAACATCATAAGCCTGGTATTGCAAATGATCTTTATAGCTTGTCCATCCCGGTGTAAAATAAGCGTCGCCTATTTTTTTTCCGTTTATATAGGCCTCGTACATGCCTTTGGCTGTTATATAGGCCGTTGCCGTTTTAACGGCTTTACCGATATCAACCTGTTTCCGAAACATGGGGCTGGCCTGTGCCGTATCTGCACCTTGTACCGCAACCCACTTGGCCTTCCAGTCGGTAGCCTTTAAGCTCATTTGCCAGTATTGCACCTCGCTCCATTTGGATTGATTGCCATGGTTATCCTTTACCCGCACCTGCCAATAATAGCGCTGGCCGGGCTTAAGCGCCGGGCCTTCATAATTTACCAGTACCGATTGATCGCTGTCCTTACTTTGTTTCCAAAGCAGACTTTTGCCGCTGGCAACTTTGTCGGTCGTACTGATTCTGATCTCGTAACGCTGTTGCCTGGTATCTTTTACCGTTGAGATTAATTTCCAACTAAGGCGCGGTACATCCGGCACTACAGAAAGGGGCTTAACCTGGTGCTCAACCTGTAAAGCTGTTACGCTGAGTTTTTGCGCCAATACAGGCAGATGCGCTACAGTCAGTAAAAAAATAATAGATGGTATAAATTTAGGTTTCATGCGGGTTTATAAAAATATATTGGTTGTGCCAGGCAAAACCGGATGCTTTAAAGTACATACAAATTAAGCATGTTACCTTTATTAAAGCAGGTTTACTTTACTGGTATAGCAAACATATTGATTTGAAAAAGAAGAACTATCCCCTACTCTCTTTTTATGCGCGAACAGTTTGGGATGGTTAATTAAACTCATTACGTTAGCTTTACCGTAGAAACTTCGTTCAGCCGAAAGATTATAAACAACCAATGAAGAACTATCTGAAGATAATTATGATTGATGAATACAGCGTTACACCAAAGTACCGGCAATTGGCCAATTGCATTATTGCAGGCATAAAAGCCGGTGATGTGGTTAAAGGAGATATGCTGCCCTCAATAAATGACTTGAGTATAGCGCTTGACCTGTCAAGAGGATCAATTGAACGGGCTTATAATGACATGAAGAAGGCCGGCATCGTGGCCACTATACCTGGTAAAGGCTGCTTTGTGAACCACACGGAATTTAACGACCCAACCCGTGTACTGTTGCTGTTTAACAAATTAAGCACCCATAAAAAAATTATCTACGATGCTTTTGTAGAAACACTTGGCAGTAATGCCTCAATAGATTTTTACGTTTATAATAACGACCCCTACCTGTTTAAAAAGATATTGCACGAGCGTGCGCTTGAGACCTACCATAAACTGGTAATTCTGCCTTATTTTATTGATGATTACGAAGAGAGCTATCGCCTCATTAATTCTCTGCCCAAAAACAAGCTCATCATTATGGATAAGCTGCCGATGAGTATTAACGGCGAATTCGCGGCGGTGTACGAAGACTTTGCCAACGACATTTACAGCGCGCTTTTACGGCTGAACGATCATTTAAAAAAATACCGGCAGCTAAAGCTGATCTTTCCGGATGGCGCTTATTACTCTCAGGGTATTATTCGCGGTTTTGAGAATTTTTGCCTTGACCTGGCTTTTGATTTTGAAGTGCTGACTACACTTGAGCACCATGAGATAAGCCCGGCAACGGTATATATCAACGTAGCTGAAGATGACCTGATAAAGCTTATCAGAAAGATAAAGCATACACCTTATGTGATTGGTAAGGATGTGGGACTGATATCGTACAATGAAACGGATATTAAAGAAGTTATACTGGATGGCATAACAACCATTTCAACAGATTTTGTTGCTTTAGGAACACGCACCGCGGAGTTGGTGATGAGTGACGAAAAAGGCCATTATGCCGTACCTTTTAACGTGGTGGTGCGCAACTCGCTATAAATAGCCAAACAATTATACCTTATATAATAAGACGGTAAAGGATAGTTTGCTGATGCCTTAAAACTACCTTAGCCCAACCCCCGCATAATAATGTTATTGTGCGACCAGCCGGTTACGTAAACTTAAATTTTAGCAATGCAGGTTATCTTCGGTATCATTTACCACTTTATAGGCGGCTTTGCCTCGGGTAGCTTTTATATCCCCTACAAAAAAGTAAAAGGCTGGGCCTGGGAAAGCTTTTGGATAGCGGGCGGATTGTTTTCATGGATCATTGTTCCGCCGTTGGCCGCCTGGCTAACCATACCCAACTTTACCCATATTATTGCTCAAACCAATGGCAACATACTATTGCTTACCTACTTTTTTGGCCTGCTATGGGGAATCGGCGGTTTAACTTACGGGCTCGGGGTGCGGTACCTGGGTGTATCATTAGGGAGTACGATTATTTTAGGTTTGTGCGCCGTGTTTGGCTCAATAATACCTTCGGTATACTATAATTTTAATCCGCAACCGGGTAAAGACACCATAACCGATATGGTGCAGAACCCTTGGGGGCAAGTAGTGTTGCTTGGTATATTGGTGTGCGTAACAGGCATTATAATATGCGGCCGGGCGGGAATGCTCAAAGAACGTGATCTGGCGGTAAATCCGCAAGCTAAGAATAAGGATTATCGTTTTGGCCTCGGTATCCTTGTCGCAATTGTATCAGGCGTGCTGAGTGCTTGTTTCAATTTCGGTATCGAAGCAGGTAAAACCATGGCCACCGTGGCCAACGCCGCCTGGCAGGTTCAACACCCGCAGCAAGGTAACTTCCTTTTCTCCAACAATGTTACCTATGTGGTTATACTTTGGGGTGGATTTACTACCAACTTTATTTGGTGTATGGTACTTAATGCGCGCAACAAAACATTCGCTAACTATACTGATAGCAGCAGGCCACTGCTTAAAAATTACATCTTTTCGGCATTAGCAGGTACTACCTGGTTTATGCAGTTCTTTTTTTACGGCATGGGCGAAAGCAAACTGGGCAATGGCGCCAGCTCGTGGATACTACACATGGCATCTATCATCTTAATTGCAAACTTATGGGGCCTGGCATTGAAGGAATGGAAGGGAGTAAGCAGAAAAGCAAAAAAAACGCTGATAACCGGCATCATCACCATCATTATATCGGTGCTGTTGGTTGGCTATGGTAACTCTTTAAAATAAAACCTGATAATTATAAAAACACAATATGTCTGCTACGCAATTTAAACATGTAAGTTACTTATGGAACGAAGCCGAGGCTGCTAAACTCGCCGGCGACGAAGTAGCTTTATTGATATACCGCTCGAATTTATTAGGCGCCGACCTGCGCCTCACCAATTACGGCGGCGGCAATACCTCCTGCAAAGTATCCGCTAATGATCCGCTTACCGGTGATCCGGTTGAGGTGATGTGGGTAAAAGGATCAGGCGGTGATTTAGGCACGCTGAAAAAGAGCGGACTTGCAGCTCTTTACTTAGACAGATTGCGCAGCCTGAAGAACATTTATCGCGGCGTTGAACATGAGGACGAAATGGTGGAGTTGTTTAACCATTGCATATTCGATCTTTCGTCAAAAGCACCGTCTATTGATACACCATTGCATGGATTTTTGCCCTTCGCACATATTGACCACCTGCATCCCGACGCAGCTATCGCCATCGCGGCAGCAAAGGATGGCAAGCGTATAACAGAAGAATTATTTGGCGGCACTATTGGTTGGGTGGAATGGAAAAAGCCCGGGTTTGAGCTTGGCCTGCAACTTAAGGCCTGCCTTGATGCTAATCCGGGTATAAGGGGTATTATGTTGGGTTCGCACGGTTTGTTCACCTGGGGCAATACTGCATACGAGAGCTATATCAACACACTTGAAGTAATTGAAAAATGCGCAGCTTATTTAGAAGATAATTATGCAAAAAAAGGTCCGACCTTTGGTGGGCAACGCATAGAAAGCCTTGATGAAACAGCCAGGAAGCAGCAAGCCGCGGCATTAGCGCCTATATTAAGGGGCTTCTGCTCATCAAAAACACGCATGGTAGGACATTTTACGGATGACAGCCGCGTGCTTGAATTCATCAACTCAAATGACCTCGACCGCCTTGCCCCGCTTGGTACCAGTTGCCCCGATCACTTTTTACGTACTAAGATTAGTCCGCTGGTTTTGGAATTGGAAAAAGATGCTGAACTGAATGATGTTGAGTCTCTAAAAAACCAGTTGGCACCTGCGTTTAAGGCCTATCGCCAAATGTATACCGACTACTACAACACCTGCAAACACCCTAACAGTCCGGCCATAAGGGATGCTAACCCGGTGGTGATTTTATACCCGGGCGTGGGTATGTTCACTTTTGCCAAGGATAAGCAAACTGCACGTGTAGCCGCTGAATTTTATATAAACGCCATCAATGTAATGAAAGGCGCCGAAGCCATCTCCGAATACACTTCACTACCCCGCCAGGAAGCGTTCGATATTGAATACTGGCTGCTGGAAGAGGCTAAACTGCAGCGTATGCCTAAACCCAAAATACTCTCAGGCAGGGTGGCGCTTATTACCGGCAGCGCGGGTGGTATCGGCAAATCGATAGCCAAAAAATTTGTTCAGGAAGGTGCGGTAGTTATCTTGAATGACATGAATGTAGAACGCCTGGACAGCGCCGCAGATGAATTTAACCGGGAGTTTGGTAAAGATGCCTATACAACCGCCGTTTTAGACGTTACCGATAGAAACCAGATACAGGCAGCATTTGATGCCGCGGCGCTGACCTTTGGCGGGGTGGATATTGTTGTAAACAATGCAGGCCTTTCCATATCAAAAACCATTGCCGACCATACCGAAAAAGATTGGGACTTATTATATGATGTTTTAGTAAAAGGACAATTCCTAGTAACGCAAGCAGCTGTTGATATACTAAAAAAGCAGGCCATCGGGGGCGACATCATTAATATTGTAAGTAAAAATGCCTTGGTAAGCGGTCCTAACAATGCCGGTTATGGTAGCGCCAAAGCCGCTCAACTGCACTTAAGCAGGCTAAACGCTGCCGAACTCGGTACAGATAAAATACGTGTAAACGTTATTAACCCTGATGCCGTGATAAGCGATAGCAATATATGGGCAGGCGGTTGGGCCGAAG
This Mucilaginibacter defluvii DNA region includes the following protein-coding sequences:
- a CDS encoding glycoside hydrolase family 78 protein encodes the protein MKPKFIPSIIFLLTVAHLPVLAQKLSVTALQVEHQVKPLSVVPDVPRLSWKLISTVKDTRQQRYEIRISTTDKVASGKSLLWKQSKDSDQSVLVNYEGPALKPGQRYYWQVRVKDNHGNQSKWSEVQYWQMSLKATDWKAKWVAVQGADTAQASPMFRKQVDIGKAVKTATAYITAKGMYEAYINGKKIGDAYFTPGWTSYKDHLQYQAYDVTALLKKGGNALSAILADGWYRGGLTWDQKKNYYGDTRALLMQINVQYTDGSTKTIVTDESWKTSYGALLKSSHYNGEVYDARKEKAGWMAIGYNEDNTWAPVAIKNYNYNDLTGMSGPVVKQHERIAAVKIIKTPQGDLVADFGQNLVGWVEIKTQGPAGTQIKLTHAEVLDKAGNFYTDNLRSAKQQTVYVLKGNTEQVYSPKFSFQGFRYVKIEGFPQEPKPGDLTAVALYSDMQVTGTFKTSNPLLNQLQHNIVWGQKGNFVDVPTDCPQRDERLGWTGDAQAFYNTSAYNMDVSGFFTKWLKDVKADQHKDGSVPFVVPDVLNQSDAGSAGWADVATIIPWGMYVSYGDKRILEDQYTSMKGWVDYITSRSRNNLWNTGFHFGDWLFYRPDDDNDGRAAVTDKYMIAQCFYANSTQLLANAARVLGKTEDFNKYNTLLNNIKKAYVNEYVTAGGRLISSTQTAYVLALQFDMLPENQRAQAADRLVANVRDYGNHLTTGFLGTPYLCHVLSRFGHADVAYDLLMQESYPSWLYPVKMGATTIWERWDGIKPDGSFQTPNMNSYNHYAYGAIGDWMYKNIAGIQPAAPGYKKTMIKPIIGGKLTSAEGSLDSDYGLISSKWKIENGKFSITVIIPPNTIADVFVPDASGKSYKQHTVASGEHTFQN
- a CDS encoding GntR family transcriptional regulator, which produces MKNYLKIIMIDEYSVTPKYRQLANCIIAGIKAGDVVKGDMLPSINDLSIALDLSRGSIERAYNDMKKAGIVATIPGKGCFVNHTEFNDPTRVLLLFNKLSTHKKIIYDAFVETLGSNASIDFYVYNNDPYLFKKILHERALETYHKLVILPYFIDDYEESYRLINSLPKNKLIIMDKLPMSINGEFAAVYEDFANDIYSALLRLNDHLKKYRQLKLIFPDGAYYSQGIIRGFENFCLDLAFDFEVLTTLEHHEISPATVYINVAEDDLIKLIRKIKHTPYVIGKDVGLISYNETDIKEVILDGITTISTDFVALGTRTAELVMSDEKGHYAVPFNVVVRNSL
- the rhaT gene encoding L-rhamnose/proton symporter RhaT, which encodes MQVIFGIIYHFIGGFASGSFYIPYKKVKGWAWESFWIAGGLFSWIIVPPLAAWLTIPNFTHIIAQTNGNILLLTYFFGLLWGIGGLTYGLGVRYLGVSLGSTIILGLCAVFGSIIPSVYYNFNPQPGKDTITDMVQNPWGQVVLLGILVCVTGIIICGRAGMLKERDLAVNPQAKNKDYRFGLGILVAIVSGVLSACFNFGIEAGKTMATVANAAWQVQHPQQGNFLFSNNVTYVVILWGGFTTNFIWCMVLNARNKTFANYTDSSRPLLKNYIFSALAGTTWFMQFFFYGMGESKLGNGASSWILHMASIILIANLWGLALKEWKGVSRKAKKTLITGIITIIISVLLVGYGNSLK
- a CDS encoding bifunctional aldolase/short-chain dehydrogenase; the protein is MSATQFKHVSYLWNEAEAAKLAGDEVALLIYRSNLLGADLRLTNYGGGNTSCKVSANDPLTGDPVEVMWVKGSGGDLGTLKKSGLAALYLDRLRSLKNIYRGVEHEDEMVELFNHCIFDLSSKAPSIDTPLHGFLPFAHIDHLHPDAAIAIAAAKDGKRITEELFGGTIGWVEWKKPGFELGLQLKACLDANPGIRGIMLGSHGLFTWGNTAYESYINTLEVIEKCAAYLEDNYAKKGPTFGGQRIESLDETARKQQAAALAPILRGFCSSKTRMVGHFTDDSRVLEFINSNDLDRLAPLGTSCPDHFLRTKISPLVLELEKDAELNDVESLKNQLAPAFKAYRQMYTDYYNTCKHPNSPAIRDANPVVILYPGVGMFTFAKDKQTARVAAEFYINAINVMKGAEAISEYTSLPRQEAFDIEYWLLEEAKLQRMPKPKILSGRVALITGSAGGIGKSIAKKFVQEGAVVILNDMNVERLDSAADEFNREFGKDAYTTAVLDVTDRNQIQAAFDAAALTFGGVDIVVNNAGLSISKTIADHTEKDWDLLYDVLVKGQFLVTQAAVDILKKQAIGGDIINIVSKNALVSGPNNAGYGSAKAAQLHLSRLNAAELGTDKIRVNVINPDAVISDSNIWAGGWAEGRAKAYGITVDELPAYYAKRTLLNEIILPEDIANACIAITGGLLNKSTGNIINVDGGVAAGFVR